From Mytilus edulis chromosome 8, xbMytEdul2.2, whole genome shotgun sequence, one genomic window encodes:
- the LOC139485530 gene encoding transient-receptor-potential-like protein isoform X2, giving the protein MSIKTISERMSSQYSQRSLRIRPIKMPLEPLKVSHRSNTNERIFLEAVERGDKHTVVRCLHEPNPVNVNCTNMLGRSAIQIAVDNENVEIVEILLQQDGVEIGDALLYAIREGVYKIVEMLIDHPSIKSNMLGSEWSKMKNNGQGEESSDYSSDISPVMLAAHCNQFEILQLLLLRGADINPPHQLSCSCKTCQEQVHKDSLRHSLFRINTFRALASPAWISLTSADPILTAFKLSHTLEKLALRENEFKDTYMELRDQCRRYSCDLLDQCRSSEEVIAVLNKECDPSDEDFSGFGAALERNPNEDKLTLSRLKLALKYEQKQFVAHPNCQQLLTSIWYEGLPGWRKRNGPTKFLLCIGLILIVPFTAVYYLIFPRSKIGQLLRSPFMKFLYHSASFVVFLLLLVLVTTDIGNTPTRDQQRGPPPSQLEWLIIFWVCGFVWAECKQLWEEGLKAYIRQWWNLMDFIMLSLYLATFSLRFVAYMQIESNQFGQRQIPRKDWPTMDPTLIAEGLFAIANAFSFSRIIYLFQANQHLGPLQISLGCMLIDIVKFLFIFFLVLTSFACGLNQLYYYYSGSRTPTTADSFYSLGESYVTLYWSLFGLVTLKDIKIPNGQSFTSLIGMILFMAYHFMAIIMLINMLIAMMSNSYQNIENHADMEWKFARSKLWMSYFDEGSTLPSPFNLIISPKSIFYFSMQIKSMFNFCFKKKRGNKPRIKRSSSSGTIKRPTLNRDPYKIPPSYNELHYQDVMRRLVNRYIHHTKKQKQEGSVNEDDLLEIKQDISSLRYELREEKMRDDGKPSNYLDCLRGDIRKEFQKISPIPHPKFETTTQTNYQCYNDKIPKNGDSANLSSSGKYATLSNIPQTKNQQYNDRIPKNPEWGSPCSSIERLTSASDRDQLKIEMISLLREVLQEMQIDKGVNSLPVNGTELYQTHLYTQL; this is encoded by the exons ATGAGTATCAAAACAATATCAGAGAGGATGTCATCCCAGTATTCACAGCGTTCACTTCGAATACGTCCTATCAAAATGCCATTAGAACCTCTTAAGGTATCCCATAGGTCAAACACAAATGAAAGAATTTTCCTGGAGGCCGTTGAAAGGGGAGACAAACACACTGTCGTACGTTGTTTACATGAACCAAATCCCGTTAACGTGAACTGTACAAATATGCTTGGAAGATCGGCAATTCAGATTGCTGTTGACAACGAAAATGTTGAAATCGTCGAAATCTTGCTTCAACAGGATGGTGTTGAAATAGGAGATGCCTTGTTATACGCTATTAGAGAAGGTGTTTACAAGATAGTGGAGATGCTGATCGACCATCCGTCAATCAAATCTAACATGCTAGGTTCAGAGTGgtccaaaatgaaaaataacgGGCAAGGTGAAGAGAGTTCCGATTATTCATCCGATATTTCCCCCGTTATGTTGGCAGCGCACTGTAATCAGTTTGAAATTCTACAGCTTCTTTTGCTAAGAGGGGCAGACATTAATCCCCCACATCAGTTATCATGTTCATGTAAAACATGCCAAGAACAGGTACACAAAGACAGCCTACGGCATTCTTTATTTCGTATTAACACTTTCCGAGCCTTGGCGAGTCCAGCCTGGATTTCATTGACGAGTGCCGATCCTATTTTGACAGCATTCAAATTATCACATACGTTAGAAAAACTGGCACTCCGTGAGAACGAATTCAAGGATACTTATATGGAACTCCGTGACCAATGTCGACGATATTCATGTGATTTGTTGGACCAATGTCGGAGTAGTGAGGAAGTAATAGCTGTTTTAAACAAAGAATGTGATCCGTCGGATGAGGATTTTTCCGGCTTCGGTGCAGCACTGGAACGGAATCCAAATGAAGATAAACTGACTTTATCAAGACTGAAACTTGCCTTAAAATATGAACAGAAGCAG TTTGTAGCCCATCCAAACTGTCAACAGCTCTTGACATCAATATGGTATGAAGGGTTGCCAGGGTGGAGAAAGAGGAATGGCCCGACGAAATTTCTACTTTGTATTGGTTTAATATTGATAGTACCATTTACAGCCGTATATTACCTGATCTTTCCGCGCAGCAAGATAGGACAGTTATTACGTAGTCCATTCATGAAATTTCTTTACCACAGTGCCTCGTTTGTAGTGTTTCTTTTGCTTCTAGTTCTAGTGACTACTGATATTGGTAATACACCCACTCGTGACCAGCAACGTGGACCTCCTCCATCACAGTTGGAATGGTTAATTATTTTCTGGGTTTGTG GTTTCGTTTGGGCGGAGTGCAAACAGTTATGGGAAGAAGGTTTAAAGGCTTATATAAGACAATGGTGGAATCTGATGGACTTTATCATGTTATCTTTATACCTAGCAACATTTTCTCTTCGTTTTGTTGCTTATATGCAGATTGAATCTAACCAGTTCGGTCAACGGCAAATTCCAAGGAAAGATTGGCCGACAATGGACCCGACATTAATCGCTGAAGGACTATTTGCTATTGCGAATGCTTTCAGTTTTTCTCGTATCATCTATTTGTTCCAAGCAAATCAACATTTAGGACCATTACAGATCTCTCTAGGATGCATGCTTATTGACATTGTcaagtttttgtttatattttttcttgtGTTAACATCCTTTGCATGTGGTTTAAATCAACTGTATTACTACTACAGCGGAAGTAGAACTCCTACGACAGCAGACTCATTTTACTC GTTAGGAGAAAGTTATGTAACATTGTATTGGTCGCTGTTTGGTCTGGTTACCCTGAAGGATATAAAAATACCAAATGGACAGTCTTTTACATCATTGATAGGCATGATACTATTTATGGCGTACCATTTTATGGCCATTATAATGCTAATCAATATGCTTATAGCTATGATGTCCAACTCGTACCAGAATATTGAG aaTCATGCAGACATGGAGTGGAAATTTGCCAGGTCTAAATTATGGATGTCGTACTTTGACGAAGGTTCAACACTACCGTCGCCATTTAATTTGATCATCAGTCCAAAGTCCATATTCTacttttcaatgcaaattaaaAGTATGTTCAACTTCTGCTTCAAAAAAAAACGAGGGAATAAACCAAGAATAAAGAGATCTTCCTCATCGGGAACCATAAAG CGCCCCACATTGAACAGAGATCCATATAAGATTCCACCATCATACAATGAATTGCATTATCAA GATGTAATGAGACGCCTCGTGAACAGGTATATCCATCATAccaagaaacaaaaacaagaagGGAGTGTAAACGAGGATGATCTACTGGAAATAAAACAAGATATATCTAGTCTTAG ATATGAACTGAGAGAAGAAAAAATGAGAGACGATGGGAAACCTTCTAATTATCTTGATTGTCTACGAGGCGATATTCGCAAAGAATTTCAGAAGATTTCGCCTATACCACACCCTAAGTTTGAAACGACGACGCAAACAAACTATCAGTGTTATAACGATAAAATTCCAAAGAATGGTGACTCGGCGAATCTATCAAGTTCAGGAAAATATGCCACGTTATCAAACATCCCACAAACTAAAAATCAACAATATAATGATCGAATACCAAAAAATCCTGAATGGGGAAGTCCCTGTAGTAGTATTGAAAGACTTACAAGCGCTAGTGATCGGGACCAGCTTAAAATAGAAATGATATCATTACTCCGCGAGGTGTTACAGGAAATGCAGATTGACAAGGGAGTTAATTCACTTCCTGTAAACGGAACTGAGCTTTACCAGACGCATTTGTATACTCAATTATGA
- the LOC139485530 gene encoding transient-receptor-potential-like protein isoform X1 — protein sequence MSIKTISERMSSQYSQRSLRIRPIKMPLEPLKVSHRSNTNERIFLEAVERGDKHTVVRCLHEPNPVNVNCTNMLGRSAIQIAVDNENVEIVEILLQQDGVEIGDALLYAIREGVYKIVEMLIDHPSIKSNMLGSEWSKMKNNGQGEESSDYSSDISPVMLAAHCNQFEILQLLLLRGADINPPHQLSCSCKTCQEQVHKDSLRHSLFRINTFRALASPAWISLTSADPILTAFKLSHTLEKLALRENEFKDTYMELRDQCRRYSCDLLDQCRSSEEVIAVLNKECDPSDEDFSGFGAALERNPNEDKLTLSRLKLALKYEQKQFVAHPNCQQLLTSIWYEGLPGWRKRNGPTKFLLCIGLILIVPFTAVYYLIFPRSKIGQLLRSPFMKFLYHSASFVVFLLLLVLVTTDIGNTPTRDQQRGPPPSQLEWLIIFWVCGFVWAECKQLWEEGLKAYIRQWWNLMDFIMLSLYLATFSLRFVAYMQIESNQFGQRQIPRKDWPTMDPTLIAEGLFAIANAFSFSRIIYLFQANQHLGPLQISLGCMLIDIVKFLFIFFLVLTSFACGLNQLYYYYSGSRTPTTADSFYSLGESYVTLYWSLFGLVTLKDIKIPNGQSFTSLIGMILFMAYHFMAIIMLINMLIAMMSNSYQNIENHADMEWKFARSKLWMSYFDEGSTLPSPFNLIISPKSIFYFSMQIKSMFNFCFKKKRGNKPRIKRSSSSGTIKSGEHDNRPTLNRDPYKIPPSYNELHYQDVMRRLVNRYIHHTKKQKQEGSVNEDDLLEIKQDISSLRYELREEKMRDDGKPSNYLDCLRGDIRKEFQKISPIPHPKFETTTQTNYQCYNDKIPKNGDSANLSSSGKYATLSNIPQTKNQQYNDRIPKNPEWGSPCSSIERLTSASDRDQLKIEMISLLREVLQEMQIDKGVNSLPVNGTELYQTHLYTQL from the exons ATGAGTATCAAAACAATATCAGAGAGGATGTCATCCCAGTATTCACAGCGTTCACTTCGAATACGTCCTATCAAAATGCCATTAGAACCTCTTAAGGTATCCCATAGGTCAAACACAAATGAAAGAATTTTCCTGGAGGCCGTTGAAAGGGGAGACAAACACACTGTCGTACGTTGTTTACATGAACCAAATCCCGTTAACGTGAACTGTACAAATATGCTTGGAAGATCGGCAATTCAGATTGCTGTTGACAACGAAAATGTTGAAATCGTCGAAATCTTGCTTCAACAGGATGGTGTTGAAATAGGAGATGCCTTGTTATACGCTATTAGAGAAGGTGTTTACAAGATAGTGGAGATGCTGATCGACCATCCGTCAATCAAATCTAACATGCTAGGTTCAGAGTGgtccaaaatgaaaaataacgGGCAAGGTGAAGAGAGTTCCGATTATTCATCCGATATTTCCCCCGTTATGTTGGCAGCGCACTGTAATCAGTTTGAAATTCTACAGCTTCTTTTGCTAAGAGGGGCAGACATTAATCCCCCACATCAGTTATCATGTTCATGTAAAACATGCCAAGAACAGGTACACAAAGACAGCCTACGGCATTCTTTATTTCGTATTAACACTTTCCGAGCCTTGGCGAGTCCAGCCTGGATTTCATTGACGAGTGCCGATCCTATTTTGACAGCATTCAAATTATCACATACGTTAGAAAAACTGGCACTCCGTGAGAACGAATTCAAGGATACTTATATGGAACTCCGTGACCAATGTCGACGATATTCATGTGATTTGTTGGACCAATGTCGGAGTAGTGAGGAAGTAATAGCTGTTTTAAACAAAGAATGTGATCCGTCGGATGAGGATTTTTCCGGCTTCGGTGCAGCACTGGAACGGAATCCAAATGAAGATAAACTGACTTTATCAAGACTGAAACTTGCCTTAAAATATGAACAGAAGCAG TTTGTAGCCCATCCAAACTGTCAACAGCTCTTGACATCAATATGGTATGAAGGGTTGCCAGGGTGGAGAAAGAGGAATGGCCCGACGAAATTTCTACTTTGTATTGGTTTAATATTGATAGTACCATTTACAGCCGTATATTACCTGATCTTTCCGCGCAGCAAGATAGGACAGTTATTACGTAGTCCATTCATGAAATTTCTTTACCACAGTGCCTCGTTTGTAGTGTTTCTTTTGCTTCTAGTTCTAGTGACTACTGATATTGGTAATACACCCACTCGTGACCAGCAACGTGGACCTCCTCCATCACAGTTGGAATGGTTAATTATTTTCTGGGTTTGTG GTTTCGTTTGGGCGGAGTGCAAACAGTTATGGGAAGAAGGTTTAAAGGCTTATATAAGACAATGGTGGAATCTGATGGACTTTATCATGTTATCTTTATACCTAGCAACATTTTCTCTTCGTTTTGTTGCTTATATGCAGATTGAATCTAACCAGTTCGGTCAACGGCAAATTCCAAGGAAAGATTGGCCGACAATGGACCCGACATTAATCGCTGAAGGACTATTTGCTATTGCGAATGCTTTCAGTTTTTCTCGTATCATCTATTTGTTCCAAGCAAATCAACATTTAGGACCATTACAGATCTCTCTAGGATGCATGCTTATTGACATTGTcaagtttttgtttatattttttcttgtGTTAACATCCTTTGCATGTGGTTTAAATCAACTGTATTACTACTACAGCGGAAGTAGAACTCCTACGACAGCAGACTCATTTTACTC GTTAGGAGAAAGTTATGTAACATTGTATTGGTCGCTGTTTGGTCTGGTTACCCTGAAGGATATAAAAATACCAAATGGACAGTCTTTTACATCATTGATAGGCATGATACTATTTATGGCGTACCATTTTATGGCCATTATAATGCTAATCAATATGCTTATAGCTATGATGTCCAACTCGTACCAGAATATTGAG aaTCATGCAGACATGGAGTGGAAATTTGCCAGGTCTAAATTATGGATGTCGTACTTTGACGAAGGTTCAACACTACCGTCGCCATTTAATTTGATCATCAGTCCAAAGTCCATATTCTacttttcaatgcaaattaaaAGTATGTTCAACTTCTGCTTCAAAAAAAAACGAGGGAATAAACCAAGAATAAAGAGATCTTCCTCATCGGGAACCATAAAG TCTGGAGAGCATGACAAC CGCCCCACATTGAACAGAGATCCATATAAGATTCCACCATCATACAATGAATTGCATTATCAA GATGTAATGAGACGCCTCGTGAACAGGTATATCCATCATAccaagaaacaaaaacaagaagGGAGTGTAAACGAGGATGATCTACTGGAAATAAAACAAGATATATCTAGTCTTAG ATATGAACTGAGAGAAGAAAAAATGAGAGACGATGGGAAACCTTCTAATTATCTTGATTGTCTACGAGGCGATATTCGCAAAGAATTTCAGAAGATTTCGCCTATACCACACCCTAAGTTTGAAACGACGACGCAAACAAACTATCAGTGTTATAACGATAAAATTCCAAAGAATGGTGACTCGGCGAATCTATCAAGTTCAGGAAAATATGCCACGTTATCAAACATCCCACAAACTAAAAATCAACAATATAATGATCGAATACCAAAAAATCCTGAATGGGGAAGTCCCTGTAGTAGTATTGAAAGACTTACAAGCGCTAGTGATCGGGACCAGCTTAAAATAGAAATGATATCATTACTCCGCGAGGTGTTACAGGAAATGCAGATTGACAAGGGAGTTAATTCACTTCCTGTAAACGGAACTGAGCTTTACCAGACGCATTTGTATACTCAATTATGA